A section of the Paramisgurnus dabryanus chromosome 4, PD_genome_1.1, whole genome shotgun sequence genome encodes:
- the LOC135752221 gene encoding transmembrane channel-like protein 7, with protein sequence MDATDADRRAPASHLLLDQLPSYQSLLYRRKSSASGSARRRGSGRGRQPSLISGKWAEQKVVHSGEDLRPVRELPKSMEDKRQEKEQRLQQGGAVTGWGLWRLNVHRSLKRLKEDGMDVLSSLQLWRADIHVIEGMFGTGILSYFSFLRFLVLLNFIIFLLMFVFVMLPVIITSHTSLNITYSSTDVSECSNYPVTSRQGLVLFHQHITDLLSGTGFLEQTYLFYGYYNLEFIHSGFTYNLPLAYLLTTISYLLLSLIWIVKRSAAGFKRKLVQDEDRFQSFCNKVFAGWDFCITNENAARLKQSSLLYELKTDLEEERIKRKMANRTRGERCRIYTLRAAVNLFVVAVLISCFYCIYIATVFSQRQQTKDHSNFMLELIVEYLPSIVITLANFITPLIFSLIISFEDYSPAFEIRFTLMRCVFMRLASIGVLLFSLWTQITWNCPDCPCGYNHKTYPCWETHVGQEMYKLVIFDFLIIAAVTIFVEFPRKIIVNYCDCGLAKWWGQQEFAIPQNVLEIVYGQTICWIGTFYCPLLPAINTVKYFMVFYLKKVSLMNNCRPATRPFRASSSNFFFLVVLLIGLALACVPVTVSIAQIHPSRACGPFVNYTSSWEVVPRVISHLPYGLHSFLLALASEACAVSLFVITCLGMFYVIALAGAHKRVIEQLRDQLAMEGRDKRFLIQKLCQAQQELFVRSPEQKSLQNRRDRTGLFFLEPSTVLETQA encoded by the exons ATGGACGCGACTGATGCAG ATCGCCGTGCCCCCGCCAGTCATCTCCTGCTGGACCAGTTGCCCAGTTATCAGTCTCTCCTCTACCGGAGGAAGTCAAGCGCCAGTGGCAGTGCTAGGAGGAGGGGCAGTGGGCGTGGCAGACAGCCGTCTCTCATCAGTGGGAAATGGGCGGAGCAGAAGGTGGTTCACAGTGGGGAGGACCTCCGACCTGTGAGAGAGCTTCCCAAAAGCATGGAGGATAAACGGCAGGAGAA GGAGCAGCGTCTTCAGCAGGGTGGCGCTGTTACCGGCTGGGGTTTGTGGAGACTGAACGTCCATCGATCTCTAAAGCGTCTGAAGGAGGATGGGATGGATGTCCTTTCCTCGCTCCAGCTCTGGAGAGCAGACATTCACGTCATCGAGG GGATGTTTGGGACAGGAATTCTGTCGTATTTTTCATTCCTGAGGTTTCTGGTCCTGCTGAACTTCATCATCTTCCTGctgatgtttgtgtttgtgatgCTGCCAGTGATAATCACATCACACACATCACTTAACATCACCTACAGCAGCACTGacg TGAGCGAGTGCAGTAATTATCCAGTGACCTCTCGTCAGGGTCTGGTGCTTTTTCATCAGCACATCACAGATTTGTTGTCAGGAACA gGGTTTCTGGAGCAGACCTATCTCTTCTATGGTTACTATAATCTGGAGTTCATTCATTCGGGCTTTACCTACAACCTGCCACTAGCGTACCTGCTCACCACCATCTCTTATCTTCTGTTGAGTCTCATCTGGATAGTTAAGAG ATCTGCGGCTGGTTTTAAACGCAAACTCGTACAAGACGAGGACCGTTTCCAGAGTTTCTGCAATAAGGTTTTTGCCGGCTGGGACTTCTGCATCACGAATGAGAACGCAGCGCGCCTTAAACAAAGCAGTTTACTTTACGAGCTGAAG ACGGATCTAGAAGAGGAACGCATCAAGCGGAAGATGGCGAACCGCACGCGTGGTGAGAGATGTCGCATCTACACGCTAAGAGCCGCAGTCAATCTGTTCGTCGTGGCCGTTTTGATCTCCTGCTTCTACTGCATCTACATCGCCACTGTATTCTCACAGCGACAGCAGACAAAG gaTCACAGTAACTTCATGTTGGAGCTGATCGTGGAGTATTTACCCTCCATTGTCATCACCTTGGCTAATTTCATAACCCCGCTGATCTTCAGCCTCATCATCAGCTTTGAGGATTACTCGCCTGCTTTTGAGATTCGCTTCACATTGATGAG GTGTGTGTTCATGCGACTAGCCAGCATCGGTGTCCTGCTGTTCTCATTGTGGACTCAAATTACTTGGAATTGTCCTGATTGTCCCTGTGGCTACAACCATAAAACTTACCCT TGCTGGGAGACTCACGTGGGACAGGAAATGTACAAGCTGGTGATTTTTGACTTCCTGATCATCGCTGCCGTCACCATCTTTGTTGAATTTCCACGAAA AATCATTGTGAACTATTGTGACTGTGGCTTGGCCAAGTGGTGGGGTCAGCAGGAATTCGCCATCCCTCAGAATGTTCTGGAGATAGTTTACGGTCAAACCATCTGCTGGATCGGCACGTTTTACTGTCCTTTACTTCCTGCCATCAACACGGTTAAATACTTCATGGTTTTTTACCTCAAGAAG GTGTCACTGATGAACAACTGTCGTCCTGCCACGCGGCCATTTCGAGCTTCTAGTTCCAACTTCTTCTTCCTGGTGGTGTTATTAATTGGTTTGGCTCTTGCGTGTGTTCCTGTAACCGTCAGTATCGCACA GATCCACCCGTCACGGGCGTGCGGTCCGTTTGTGAACTACACCTCATCATGGGAGGTTGTTCCTCGTGTCATTTCTCATCTGCCTTACGGCCTGCACTCCTTCCTGTTGGCGCTCGCATCAGAGGCCTGCGCCGTTTCTCTCTTCGTCATTACCTG tCTGGGGATGTTCTATGTGATCGCATTGGCTGGAGCTCATAAGCGTGTGATCGAGCAGCTCAGAGATCAGTTGGCTAtg gAGGGTCGTGATAAGCGTTTCCTCATTCAGAAGTTGTGTCAGGCCCAGCAGGAATTATTCGTTCGATCTCCGGAGCAGAAATCACTACAGAACCGCCGTGACCGCACTGGGCTGTTTTTCCTGGAGCCGTCAACAGTGCTGGAGACGCAGGCGTGA
- the zbtb45 gene encoding zinc finger and BTB domain-containing protein 45, translating to MASEAVHYIHLHNSSQSVLEALRSQRRKGLFCDVTVRIHDASLRAHACVLAAGSPFFQDKLLLGHSEISVPPLVPAETVKQLVDFMYSGSLVVLHSQALCILTAASILQIKTVIDECTQIISQRRAAMAGGAGATGVVPLGGALPKQEEGGSDGKGRDNGSLQGFGYGMQGECESAADMAAALSGGAQGEGDGLEGGVGPLMPLGELSGSALCRGEGLGVAGGGAMLKAPSCSQEINYLLNPNADRSSSVGSQNVAANERAHIGSPSSMGRVEYSGVGDDLVGGVDRYSEEDERDVHDAERDTERDRQTAHTRKQRQPLRLQVLGGEEVIVKNEGVQEGEGLFEIDDRGNASQQSTYAQGGFYEESGMFSGGFWSQADPQASLGSNPRSRVNKPLTPPPSSQSLSNQMLYQFSTSESQPSSFFVGGPMVIDNLADSCQQAPPPAPLTPAPPPSTPACIAGPSFAAQGSETSFDCSHCGKSLRSRKNYSKHMFIHSGQKPHQCSICWRSFSLRDYLLKHMVVHTGVRAFQCSVCSKRFTQKSSLNVHMRTHRVERTFTCAVCHRAFTHRTLLERHALQHQHPTPLKPTTSHMEQGGGGGGMSGAGGPGPVS from the exons ATGGCATCAGAGGCAGTGCACTACATCCACCTCCATAACTCCAGTCAGTCTGTGCTGGAGGCTCTGAGGTCACAGCGACGCAAGGGTCTGTTCTGTGATGTCACCGTCCGCATCCATGACGCGTCCCTGCGTGCGCATGCGTGCGTGCTGGCAGCGGGAAGCCCGTTTTTCCAGGACAAACTGCTGCTTGGTCACTCGGAGATCTCGGTTCCTCCGCTGGTTCCCGCTGAGACGGTGAAGCAGCTGGTGGATTTCATGTACAGCGGCTCACTGGTGGTGCTGCACTCGCAGGCGCTCTGCATTCTCACGGCAGCGTCCATCCTGCAGATCAAGACCGTCATCGACGAATGCACGCAGATCATCTCGCAAAGACGTGCAGCCATGGCGGGTGGAGCGGGGGCGACGGGCGTAGTGCCCCTCGGGGGCGCCCTGCCCAAACAGGAGGAGGGGGGCAGCGACGGGAAAGGCCGGGATAACGGCTCGCTGCAGGGCTTCGGTTACGGCATGCAGGGGGAATGCGAGTCTGCGGCGGATATGGCGGCCGCTCTGAGCGGCGGGGCTCAGGGGGAGGGTGACGGGCTGGAGGGTGGCGTGGGCCCTCTAATGCCCCTCGGTGAGTTAAGCGGGTCGGCACTGTGTAGAGGGGAGGGGCTGGGTGTAGCGGGGGGTGGGGCCATGCTCAAGGCACCGAGCTGCTCGCAGGAGATCAACTATTTGCTCAACCCCAACGCGGACCGAAGCTCGAGCGTCGGCTCGCAGAACGTCGCTGCGAATGAGCGGGCTCACATCGGATCTCCGTCCAGCATGGGGCGTGTAGAGTACAGCGGAGTGGGGGATGACCTGGTGGGAGGGGTGGACAGATACAGCGAAGAAGACGAGAGGGACGTGCACGATGCTGAGAGGGACactgagagagacagacagacagcacacacacgcaaacagAGACAACCACTGAGACTCCAG GTGTTGGGGGGCGAGGAGGTGATTGTAAAGAATGAGGGAGTGCAGGAAGGGGAGGGGCTTTTTGAGATTGATGACAGAGGAAATGCATCACAACAGTCCACATATGCACAg GGTGGGTTCTACGAGGAGTCCGGCATGTTCTCGGGTGGGTTTTGGTCTCAGGCAGATCCACAGGCGTCTTTGGGCTCAAACCCTCGCTCCCGGGTCAACAAACCACTCACTCCCCCGCCGTCCTCTCAAAGCCTCAGCAACCAG ATGCTTTATCAGTTTTCCACCAGCGAATCGCAGCCCTCGTCCTTCTTTGTTGGTGGACCTATGGTAATTGACAACTTGGCGGATTCGTGTCAGCAGGCTCCGCCCCCTGCCCCCTTGACCCCAGCTCCACCCCCTTCCaccccagcatgcattgcaggtCCGAGCTTTGCTGCTCAGGGCTCTGAGACGTCCTTCGACTGCAGCCACTGCGGAAAGTCGTTGCGTTCACGCAAGAACTACAGCAAGCACATGTTCATCCATTCTG GTCAGAAGCCGCATCAATGCAGCATCTGCTGGAGGTCTTTCTCTCTGCGCGACTACCTGCTGAAGCACATGGTGGTGCACACGGGCGTGCGAGCGTTCCAATGCTCCGTCTGCAGCAAGCGCTTCACGCAGAAGAGTTCTCTCAACGTGCACATGCGCACGCACCGCGTGGAGCGCACCTTCACCTGCGCCGTATGTCACCGCGCTTTCACGCACCGCACGCTGCTGGAGAGACACGCCCTTCAACACCAACACCCCACGCCCCTCAAACCCACCACCAGTCACATGGAGCAGGGCGGGGGCGGCGGTGGCATGAGCGGGGCCGGCGGACCAGGTCCCGTCTCCTAA
- the LOC135750613 gene encoding acyl-CoA dehydrogenase family member 11-like produces the protein MTAALRMSLQMCCRSNHIALRMLSRGVAYSSVSLDELNEPNDHSHALFSRSVIGNFFQEQPLLTNPFTQDALLRAYLQRHLPVQEVEGDLLRFGERIISEIDALGRQCELNPPRLQHFDAWGRRIDSIITCDAWTRLKHLSAQEGLVASGYERNYGEWSRVYQMSKIYLFAPSAGLYTCPLAMTDGAAKVIESLGMPVREAFVRLTSRDEQQFWTSGQWMTERRGGSDVSTGTETVARRQQDGWFKLYGFKWFTSATDADMTLTLARITDAHGRTTPGSRGLSLFLAKVRDSHGSSNGVEVQRLKDKLGTRQVPTAELLLDGMKAQLVSEEGRGVASIANMLTITRIYNTVCAVAAMRRMTQLCREYSCKRSVFGKLLKDHSLHVQTLSRLEVETRAAFLLTMEICRLLGREENRTSTERDTHLLRLLTPVAKLYTGKQAVGVVSEGLESFGGQGYIEDTGLPSMLRDAQVLSIWEGTTNVLSLDVLRSIEKSSGSVLQAFFTDVKERLVAAGSSSALRPAVSSLQASLSGLMSFIQTAATRPSGCLELAARDLSYSLARIYMGTLLVDHAAWENATHTDVYAALRWCEQDLCPVVSRDSAGSYDPHVIDMDKQLVYDGLKR, from the exons ATGACGGCAGCATTAAGGATGTCTCTTCAGATGTGTTGCCGTAGTAACCACATAGCTCTACGCATGCTCAGTAGGGGTGTAGCGTACAGCAGCGTATCACTAGATGAGCTGAACGAGCCCAACGATCACTCGCATGCGCTGTTTTCACGCTCCGTCATCGGAAATTTTTTTCAGGAACAACCTCTGCTCACAAACCCATTTACCCAAGATGCACTGCTCAGGGCCTACCTGCAGCGACATCTACCTGTACAG gAGGTTGAAGGAGATCTCTTGCGTTTTGGCGAGCGGATCATCAGTGAGATTGACGCGTTGGGACGCCAGTGTGAGCTGAATCCCCCTCGCCTGCAACACTTTGATGCGTGGGGGAGACGCATTGACAGCATCATCACCTGCGATGCATGGACACGCTTAAAACACCTATCTGCTCAAGAGGGACTGGTGGCATCTGGATATGAGAGGAACTATGGAGAATGGAG ccgTGTGTATCAGATGAGTAAGATTTACCTGTTTGCACCCTCGGCTGGACTTTACACTTGCCCTCTGGCCATGACTGATGGAGCTGCTAAAGTCATTGAG tctCTTGGTATGCCTGTCAGAGAAGCATTTGTCCGTCTGACCTCACGTGACGAGCAGCAGTTTTGGACATCAGGACAGTGGATGACGGAGAGGAGAGGAGGATCTGATGTCT CTACCGGAACGGAGACGGTTGCCAGGCGACAGCAGGACGGGTGGTTTAAGCTGTACGGCTTTAAATGGTTTACCTCGGCAACAGATGCTGACATGACACTGACGCTGGCCCGCATCACAGATGCACATGGACGCACAACAccg GGCAGCAGGGGTCTGTCTCTGTTCCTGGCTAAGGTTCGGGATTCTCATGGTTCCTCTAATGGTGTTGAAGTGCAAAGACTTAAGGATAAATTGGGCACAAGGCAGGTGCCAACAGCAGAACTGCTGCTAGATGGGATGAAAGCTCAGCTG GTGTCAGAAGAAGGAAGAGGTGTGGCGTCTATTGCTAATATGTTGACTATAACTCGTATTTATAACACGGTGTGTGCTGTGGCCGCTATGAGAAG gATGACGCAGCTGTGTCGGGAGTATTCCTGTAAGCGCTCAGTGTTTGGCAAACTGCTGAAGGATCATTCACTGCACGTTCAGACGCTCAGCAGACTGgag GTTGAGACGCGTGCTGCGTTTTTGCTCACAATGGAGATCTGTCGTCTGCTGGGCCGAGAGGAGAACAGAACCTCCacagagagagacacacacCTGCTGCGACTGCTCACACCTGTAGCCAAACTCTACACCGGAAAACAG GCGGTGGGTGTTGTGTCTGAGGGCCTGGAGTCTTTTGGTGGTCAGGGTTACATTGAGGACACTGGACTACCCTCCATGTTGCGCGATGCTCAG GTGTTGAGTATATGGGAAGGCACCACtaatgttttgtctttagatGTTCTCCGCTCCATTGAAAAGTCCTCTGGGTCTGTACTCCAGGCATTCTTCACTGATGTCAAa GAGCGTTTGGTGGCGGCCGGCTCGTCTTCGGCTCTGCGTCCGGCCGTCTCGTCTCTCCAGGCGTCTCTCTCTGGTTTGATGAGCTTCATTCAGACGGCAGCGACTCGACCCTCCGGCTGTCTGGAGCTCGCGGCCAGAGATCTGTCCTACAGTCTCGCTCGCATTTACATGG GGACTTTGTTAGTGGATCATGCAGCCTGGGAAAACGccacacacacagatgtctacGCAGCTTTAAG GTGGTGTGAACAGGATTTGTGTCCAGTGGTCAGTCGTGATTCTGCCGGTTCTTATGATCCGCATGTTATCGACATGGACAAACAGCTGGTGTATGACGGCCTAAAGcgctaa